GGGCCCATGGCAACGCGACCAGACGCACGGGCCGGACGGCCGCGCTCTGCGCCAGCCCCTCAGCCAGGCCGGACTGAGGAATGGTGATCTTCAGGACGTCCGCCCGGCCGTCCAGCATTTCGACGACGCCCACCGTGTAGAGCGTCTCTCCCGTGTCCCGGTGGGTCGCGACCTCGCCGGTCTGAGGGTC
Above is a window of Streptomyces sp. NBC_01803 DNA encoding:
- a CDS encoding SCO3933 family regulatory protein; this encodes MAMHPIQKDISQSTFLLVTPAAPKIKDPQTGEVATHRDTGETLYTVGVVEMLDGRADVLKITIPQSGLAEGLAQSAAVRPVRLVALPWARIFNGQLSDGVAYRADALEAAL